One Arthrobacter sp. FW306-07-I genomic window carries:
- the glgP gene encoding alpha-glucan family phosphorylase: protein MKAIRRFTVRTVLPEPIRPLARLASNLRWSWHRPTRELFAGLNPRLWEESGQDPIGFLGMVSREEFQQLAADQSVVERVRAAEKDLDRYLEEPRWYQGLGADAPASIAYFSPEFGITEVLPQYSGGLGILAGDHLKAASDLGVPLIGVGLLYQAGYFKQSLSRDAWQQETYPVLDPDGLPLTLLREPSPDGNGKALQVSLPLPNGRRLLAHIWRADVGRVPLLLLDSNVPGNDDAARSITDRLYGGGGDHRLQQELLLGMGGVKALRAFQKLTGCPAPEVFHTNEGHAGFLGIERIQELMSGEQALTFDEALAAGRASTVFTTHTPVPAGIDRFEINQISHFFQAGLAPAVPVDRILELGRENYADGNPSVFNMAVMGLRLAQRANGVAKLHGEVSRGMFSALWPGFDHSEVPITSVTNGVHVPTWVDSRISKLARDQFGSEAEALGKWDLAYNVSDADVWALRRELRAALVEDVRRRLRAAWKKRGAADAELGWTDNVLDPDVLTIGFARRVPTYKRLTLMLREPARLKALLLHKEHPIQLVIAGKSHPADDAGKKMIQDLVRFSDDPEIRHRIAFLPNYDIAMARTLFPGCDVWLNNPLRPLEACGTSGMKAALNGSLNLSVLDGWWDEMYDGENGWAIPTANNDASPEERDDIEAAALYELLETQVAPRFYGSTVSEGAGAAGPSTTRSETVPTHWVSMIKHTLSHLGPQVSAERMLRDYVNTLYRPAADAGRSATANSYAQARALASWSAKVRGAWPQVHVEHVDSVGVSEDPQIGDTLQVNAYVALNALTPDDVCVEVAYGRAEENDTLADITMMELQVKEDLGNGRHLFSGSLVIDRSGPFGYTVRVLPRHEALASKAELGLIVNA from the coding sequence GTGAAGGCAATCCGCAGGTTTACGGTCCGTACAGTCCTCCCCGAGCCCATTCGGCCGCTGGCCAGGCTGGCCAGCAATTTGCGGTGGTCCTGGCACCGCCCTACCCGGGAACTTTTCGCCGGCTTGAACCCGCGCCTCTGGGAGGAAAGTGGGCAGGACCCCATCGGTTTCCTGGGGATGGTCAGTCGCGAGGAGTTCCAGCAGCTCGCTGCGGACCAGTCCGTGGTGGAGCGGGTGCGCGCCGCCGAAAAGGACCTCGACCGGTACCTTGAGGAGCCGCGCTGGTACCAGGGGCTGGGCGCGGATGCACCCGCCTCCATTGCCTACTTCTCCCCCGAGTTCGGCATCACCGAGGTGCTTCCCCAGTATTCGGGTGGCCTGGGCATCCTCGCCGGCGACCACCTCAAGGCAGCCTCGGACCTGGGCGTCCCCCTCATCGGGGTGGGCCTGCTCTACCAGGCCGGCTACTTCAAGCAGTCGCTCTCCCGCGATGCCTGGCAGCAGGAGACCTACCCCGTCCTGGACCCGGACGGCCTCCCCCTCACCCTGCTCCGGGAGCCCTCCCCGGACGGCAACGGCAAGGCCCTGCAGGTCTCCCTCCCCCTGCCCAACGGCCGGCGCCTGCTGGCACACATCTGGCGGGCCGACGTCGGACGCGTGCCCCTGCTCCTCCTGGACTCCAACGTTCCCGGCAACGACGACGCCGCCCGCAGCATCACCGACCGGTTGTACGGCGGCGGCGGCGACCACCGGCTGCAGCAGGAGCTCCTGCTGGGGATGGGCGGGGTCAAGGCCCTGCGCGCCTTCCAGAAGCTGACCGGCTGCCCCGCACCGGAGGTGTTCCACACCAACGAAGGGCACGCGGGCTTCCTGGGGATCGAACGCATCCAGGAACTGATGTCCGGCGAACAGGCACTGACCTTCGACGAAGCGCTGGCCGCCGGGCGCGCCTCAACGGTGTTCACCACCCACACGCCGGTCCCGGCCGGCATCGACCGGTTCGAAATCAACCAGATCAGCCACTTCTTCCAGGCCGGGCTGGCCCCCGCGGTGCCGGTGGACCGGATCCTGGAACTCGGCCGGGAAAACTACGCGGACGGAAACCCCTCCGTCTTCAACATGGCCGTCATGGGCCTGCGCCTGGCCCAGCGCGCCAACGGCGTCGCCAAGCTCCACGGCGAGGTGTCCCGCGGCATGTTCTCCGCGCTGTGGCCGGGCTTCGACCACTCGGAGGTGCCCATCACCTCGGTGACCAACGGCGTCCACGTGCCCACGTGGGTGGACAGCCGCATCTCCAAGCTGGCCCGCGACCAGTTCGGCAGCGAGGCTGAAGCGCTGGGCAAGTGGGACCTCGCCTACAACGTCAGCGACGCCGATGTCTGGGCCCTGCGCCGGGAGCTGCGGGCTGCCCTGGTGGAGGACGTCCGGCGCAGGCTGCGTGCCGCATGGAAGAAGCGCGGCGCCGCCGACGCCGAGCTGGGCTGGACAGACAACGTCCTTGACCCGGACGTGCTCACCATCGGGTTCGCCCGCCGTGTGCCCACGTACAAGCGGCTCACCCTGATGCTGCGCGAACCTGCCCGGCTGAAGGCACTGCTCCTGCACAAAGAACACCCCATCCAGCTGGTCATCGCCGGCAAGTCCCACCCCGCCGATGACGCCGGCAAGAAGATGATCCAGGACCTGGTGCGTTTCTCGGATGATCCGGAAATCAGGCACCGGATCGCATTCCTTCCCAACTACGACATCGCCATGGCCAGGACCCTGTTCCCCGGCTGCGACGTCTGGCTGAACAATCCGCTGCGGCCTTTGGAAGCCTGCGGCACGTCAGGCATGAAGGCGGCACTGAACGGGTCCCTGAACCTGTCCGTCCTGGATGGCTGGTGGGATGAGATGTACGACGGCGAGAACGGCTGGGCCATCCCCACCGCCAACAACGACGCCTCGCCGGAGGAACGCGACGACATCGAAGCTGCCGCGCTCTACGAGCTGCTGGAAACGCAGGTGGCTCCGCGCTTCTACGGGAGCACGGTCTCTGAGGGCGCCGGGGCTGCGGGGCCGTCGACCACCAGGAGCGAAACGGTGCCCACCCACTGGGTGTCCATGATCAAGCACACCCTGTCCCACCTGGGGCCGCAGGTCTCGGCCGAACGCATGCTCCGGGACTACGTGAACACCCTGTACCGCCCCGCCGCGGATGCAGGCCGCAGCGCCACCGCCAACTCCTACGCCCAGGCCCGGGCGCTGGCGTCCTGGTCGGCAAAGGTCCGCGGCGCGTGGCCGCAGGTGCATGTGGAGCATGTGGACTCCGTGGGCGTTTCCGAGGACCCGCAGATCGGCGACACCCTGCAGGTCAACGCCTACGTGGCCCTGAACGCGCTCACCCCCGACGATGTCTGCGTGGAGGTGGCCTACGGGCGGGCGGAAGAGAATGACACCCTGGCGGACATCACCATGATGGAGCTGCAGGTGAAGGAGGACCTGGGCAACGGCCGCCATCTGTTCAGCGGTTCCCTGGTGATTGACCGCTCGGGGCCGTTCGGCTACACCGTACGGGTCCTGCCGCGGCACGAAGCACTGGCCTCCAAGGCCGAGCTGGGACTGATCGTCAACGCTTAG
- a CDS encoding alpha-1,4-glucan--maltose-1-phosphate maltosyltransferase yields MPQRRITEGLRFGRFPITAVQPVVEDGKFPAKALPGEGIVVGATAFREGHDMLGVSAVLLDPSGAERQRVRLAPPRGERGMGTDRWEGILTPSETGNWSFVIEAWHDRYGTWHHNAEVKIDAGIDVELMLAEGAKLLGEAAAEDFRDDVDRAALQRAADVLADQSRGTEERLGAGFSAEIADIVARQPIRELVTVSRKYPLLVERDRAGRGAWYEFFPRSEGAVKDHNTGTWTSGNFRTAAKRLDAVAAMGFDVLYMPPIHPIGLQHRKGPNNTLVAGPNDPGSPWAIGAKEGGHDAIHPDLGSFEDFDAFVARANELGLEVALDLALQAAPDHPWVQSHPEWFTTRVDGSIAYAENPPKKYQDIYPLNFDNDPEGLSQEILRIVLLWVSHGVKIFRVDNPHTKPVWFWEWLIAEVNKTEPGVVFLAEAFTRPAMMHALGRAGFQQSYTYFTWRNTKKEIESYFDEVSHESPAFFRPNFFVNTPDILTEYLQYGGPAAFRIRAVLASTGSPLWGVYAGYELFEHVARPGAEEYIDNEKFEYKARDWDAAAESGRSLAPYITRLNHIRRDHPALLDLQNLTVHQSTDESTVVFSKHKTLPDGSKDTIIVVVNVDPHVTKECSVALDLAALELDPQDLTPGGGFYVDDLISGQSWEWGEYNYVRLDPHVEPAHILSVRRMHQ; encoded by the coding sequence ATGCCCCAGCGCCGAATCACCGAGGGCCTGCGGTTCGGACGTTTTCCCATCACCGCCGTGCAGCCTGTCGTTGAGGACGGCAAGTTCCCGGCCAAGGCCCTGCCCGGCGAGGGGATCGTGGTGGGCGCCACCGCCTTCCGCGAAGGCCATGACATGCTCGGCGTCAGCGCAGTGCTGCTGGACCCGTCCGGTGCAGAGCGCCAGCGCGTCCGGCTTGCGCCGCCCCGCGGGGAACGCGGAATGGGGACCGACCGCTGGGAAGGCATCCTCACGCCGTCGGAAACCGGAAACTGGTCCTTCGTCATCGAAGCCTGGCACGACCGCTACGGCACCTGGCACCACAACGCTGAAGTGAAGATCGACGCCGGCATCGACGTCGAACTCATGCTTGCGGAGGGTGCCAAGCTGCTTGGCGAAGCCGCCGCGGAGGACTTTCGGGACGACGTGGACCGGGCAGCCCTGCAGCGTGCCGCGGACGTCCTCGCGGACCAGTCCCGCGGCACCGAGGAACGCCTCGGGGCCGGGTTCAGCGCGGAAATCGCGGACATCGTTGCCCGTCAGCCCATCCGCGAACTGGTGACCGTGTCGCGGAAATACCCGCTGCTGGTGGAGCGGGACCGTGCCGGCCGTGGCGCCTGGTACGAGTTCTTCCCCCGGTCCGAAGGCGCCGTCAAGGACCACAACACCGGCACCTGGACCTCAGGGAACTTCCGGACCGCGGCAAAACGGCTCGACGCCGTGGCCGCCATGGGATTCGACGTCCTGTACATGCCGCCTATCCATCCCATCGGACTGCAGCACCGCAAGGGCCCCAACAACACGCTCGTGGCGGGCCCCAACGACCCCGGCTCGCCCTGGGCGATCGGAGCCAAGGAGGGCGGCCATGACGCCATCCATCCCGACCTCGGTTCCTTTGAGGACTTCGATGCCTTCGTGGCCCGTGCCAACGAGCTGGGCCTGGAAGTAGCCCTGGACCTCGCGCTCCAGGCCGCCCCGGACCACCCCTGGGTGCAGTCCCACCCGGAATGGTTTACCACGCGCGTGGACGGCAGCATTGCCTACGCGGAAAACCCGCCAAAGAAGTACCAGGACATATATCCGCTCAATTTCGATAATGACCCGGAAGGCCTTTCGCAGGAAATTCTGCGGATTGTGCTGCTCTGGGTCAGCCATGGCGTAAAGATCTTCCGCGTGGATAACCCGCACACCAAACCCGTCTGGTTCTGGGAATGGCTTATTGCCGAAGTGAATAAAACGGAGCCCGGCGTGGTGTTCCTCGCCGAGGCCTTCACCCGACCCGCCATGATGCACGCACTGGGCAGGGCAGGCTTCCAGCAGTCGTACACCTACTTCACCTGGCGGAACACCAAGAAGGAAATCGAGTCGTACTTCGACGAAGTCAGCCACGAGTCCCCGGCCTTCTTCCGCCCCAACTTCTTCGTCAACACCCCCGACATCCTCACTGAATACCTGCAATATGGGGGACCGGCGGCGTTCCGGATCCGGGCGGTGCTTGCCTCCACGGGCAGCCCACTCTGGGGTGTCTACGCGGGCTACGAACTGTTCGAGCACGTGGCCCGGCCCGGGGCGGAGGAGTACATCGACAACGAGAAGTTCGAATACAAGGCCCGCGACTGGGATGCGGCCGCGGAATCAGGGCGCTCGCTGGCCCCGTACATCACGCGGCTGAACCACATCCGGCGGGACCACCCGGCGCTGCTGGACCTGCAGAACCTGACGGTCCACCAGAGCACGGATGAGTCCACTGTGGTCTTCTCCAAGCACAAGACGCTGCCCGATGGCTCCAAGGACACCATCATCGTGGTGGTCAATGTGGATCCGCACGTCACCAAGGAATGCAGCGTGGCGCTGGACCTGGCAGCCCTGGAACTGGACCCGCAGGACCTTACACCGGGCGGCGGCTTCTATGTGGATGACCTGATCTCCGGCCAAAGCTGGGAATGGGGCGAGTACAACTACGTGCGCCTGGATCCGCACGTGGAGCCCGCCCACATCCTCAGCGTGAGGAGAATGCATCAGTGA
- the treS gene encoding maltose alpha-D-glucosyltransferase yields the protein MNFNPQSSGHFTPKSTFELNAPGLQHDPLWYRKAVFYEVLVRAFADANGDGSGDFSGLIDRLDYLQWLGVDCLWLPPFFQSPLRDGGYDISDYNSVLDEFGTISDFKRLVAEAHARGVRVIIDLPLNHTSDQHPWFQESRKDPDGPFGDFYVWSDTDEKYQDARIIFVDTEESNWTFDPIRRQFFWHRFFSHQPDLNFENPAVIDAVFDVVRFWLDQGIDGFRADAIPYLYEEEGTNCENLPATHEFLRDLRAMVDENYPGRVIIAEANQPPNEVVEYFGTAEEPECHMAFHFPIMPRLYYALRDQKAAPIIQTMRETPDIPEGAQWGTFLRNHDELTLEMVTADERAAMLGWYAPDPRMRANIGIRRRLAPLLDNSRAEIELINALLLSLPGSPFLYYGDEIGMGDNIWLEDRDAVRTPMQWNPDRNAGFSHADPGKLYLPPIQSLVYNYGMANVEAEAAHSGSLLRWTRQILSVRKNHPAFGLGGFKHVEADHDAVLAYLRELPAGNPAGADAETILCAFNLSQHPVAATLRIPEYAGRGLRDVFGGQIFPGIGDDGSLTLTIGSHDFFWLRLRSAGSNPSSPYTQAMPILSIEN from the coding sequence GTGAATTTCAATCCGCAAAGTTCCGGCCACTTCACCCCAAAGAGCACGTTCGAGCTAAATGCGCCCGGCCTGCAGCATGACCCGTTGTGGTACCGCAAGGCAGTGTTCTACGAAGTACTTGTGCGGGCCTTTGCGGATGCCAACGGCGATGGGTCCGGGGACTTCTCCGGACTCATCGACCGGCTGGACTACCTGCAGTGGCTGGGCGTTGACTGCCTTTGGCTGCCCCCGTTCTTCCAGTCGCCGCTGCGGGACGGCGGTTATGACATTTCCGACTACAACTCCGTCCTGGACGAGTTCGGCACCATCAGCGACTTCAAGCGCCTGGTGGCAGAGGCCCACGCCCGCGGCGTCCGGGTGATCATCGACCTTCCGCTGAACCACACCTCGGACCAGCACCCCTGGTTCCAGGAATCCCGCAAGGACCCGGACGGGCCCTTCGGTGACTTCTACGTCTGGAGCGACACCGACGAGAAGTACCAGGACGCCCGCATCATCTTCGTGGACACGGAGGAATCGAACTGGACGTTCGATCCCATCCGCCGGCAGTTCTTCTGGCACCGGTTTTTCAGCCACCAGCCGGACCTGAACTTCGAGAATCCGGCGGTGATCGACGCCGTCTTCGACGTGGTCCGGTTCTGGCTGGACCAGGGAATCGATGGTTTCCGGGCAGACGCCATCCCCTACCTCTACGAGGAGGAGGGCACCAACTGCGAGAACCTGCCGGCAACGCATGAGTTCCTCCGGGACCTGCGGGCCATGGTGGATGAAAACTACCCGGGCCGGGTGATCATCGCCGAAGCAAACCAGCCGCCCAACGAGGTGGTGGAGTATTTCGGGACCGCGGAGGAGCCCGAATGCCACATGGCTTTCCACTTCCCCATCATGCCCCGCCTGTATTACGCCCTGCGGGACCAAAAGGCCGCACCTATCATCCAAACAATGCGCGAAACCCCGGATATCCCTGAGGGCGCCCAATGGGGAACGTTCCTCCGCAACCACGACGAATTGACCCTGGAAATGGTCACCGCCGATGAGCGGGCGGCCATGCTGGGGTGGTACGCGCCCGACCCACGCATGCGCGCCAACATTGGCATCCGGCGGCGGCTGGCACCGCTGCTGGACAACTCACGGGCCGAGATCGAGCTGATCAACGCACTGCTGCTCTCGCTTCCCGGCAGCCCGTTCCTGTACTACGGGGATGAAATCGGCATGGGGGACAATATCTGGCTCGAGGACCGCGACGCCGTCCGCACGCCCATGCAGTGGAACCCGGACCGGAACGCCGGTTTCTCGCACGCGGATCCCGGAAAGCTGTACCTGCCGCCCATCCAGTCCCTGGTGTACAACTACGGCATGGCCAACGTGGAAGCGGAGGCCGCACATTCAGGGTCCCTCCTGCGCTGGACCAGGCAGATCCTCAGCGTCCGCAAGAACCACCCCGCCTTTGGGCTGGGCGGATTCAAACATGTGGAAGCAGACCACGACGCTGTCCTGGCGTACCTGAGGGAGCTGCCAGCCGGCAATCCTGCCGGTGCCGACGCCGAGACCATCCTTTGTGCCTTCAACCTTTCCCAGCACCCGGTGGCTGCCACACTGCGCATCCCCGAGTATGCCGGGCGGGGGCTCCGTGACGTCTTCGGCGGCCAGATCTTCCCTGGCATCGGCGACGACGGCAGCCTCACCTTGACCATCGGAAGCCACGATTTCTTCTGGCTCCGGTTGCGCTCGGCGGGTTCCAACCCGTCGTCGCCCTACACCCAGGCCATGCCCATCCTGTCGATAGAGAACTGA
- a CDS encoding 1,4-alpha-glucan branching enzyme: MNQPILTPALTALLKEWLPQQRWFPVKTPDFDVSQAGSLGLTDPSGHAALAVFLLNVTTEGPDGGVRTAVVQVPLSFRPAPAGGMERALVGNAAGMDPTRPWVYDAVHDPDFVGAWLELIRQEEKAASGTARGFRVDGPYRLPTAKGVVKVLSGEQSNSSVMVDDGESAAMVKFFRVLSDGTNPEIEVGAALTKAGTAEVPATLGWVRGEWLGQGAEGNAGSGTRYVQGELAVAHEFLAGGRDAWRLAVDAARSGRDFTAEARALGAATATVHKRLAEALGQSAQPEPGKEAGPAVAQRVRTAWAEARAAVGPYDDALNALLANLDKTPAGPLQRIHGDLHLGQILLVTGQSGDESRWAILDFEGEPLRPIAERNVPDVPLRDVVGMLRSFDYAAGAAQREQDGAQVPDTWVDDCADAFLAGYAGVIPGTVDRTSPLFVALWLDKALYEVVYEMRNRPDWVAIPVNASRRLLGSNGAGGSAGAASEGNKMTGSARTDRPGVPLHVDEGTLGRIANGEHHAPHSVLGAHLDDHGHVTIRTVKHLAEAITVVTQAGEVPMQHEAHGVWVAVLEPVEQGHVPDYRLSVTYPGKEPVTVDEPYRYLPTVGEVDLHLVGEGRHEKLWKVLGAHVQHYKSSLGDVNGVSFAVWAPNAQAVRVKGDFNAWDGRENSMRSLGSSGVWEVFIPGVTAGACYKFEILTRGGYWVEKADPLAFGTEVPPLTASRVVEPSYAFKDNEWMEARANRDPHNSAMSVYEVHLGSWRLGLGYRELAKELVEYVKWLGFTHVEFMPVAEHPFGGSWGYQVTSYYAPTSRFGHPDEFRYLVDALHQAGIGVLLDWVPAHFPKDAWALARFDGEPLYEHSDPALGEHPDWGTLIFDFGRSEVRNFLVANALYWLEEFHIDGLRVDAVASMLYLDYSRQEGQWRPNRFGGRENLEAISFLQEVNATVYKTHPGAVMIAEESTAFPGVTAPTSHGGLGFGLKWNMGWMHDSLKYISEDPYNRRWHHGTVTFSLVYAFTENFLLPISHDEVVHGKGSMLRKMPGDRWQQLANLRAFFAYQWAHPGKQLIFMGTEFGQEAEWSEQHGLDWWLADIPAHRGLQLLTKDLNELYASTPALYTQDNVPAGFQWINGGDADRNVLSFIRWDADGNPVVCAINFSGAPHVGYTLGVPSAGAWTEVLNTDHTTYGGSGVLNEGELKATDHGQDGQPATLTVTLPPLGASYFKPGAASAE, translated from the coding sequence ATGAATCAGCCAATCCTCACTCCCGCCCTCACCGCGCTGCTCAAGGAATGGCTGCCGCAGCAGCGGTGGTTTCCCGTCAAAACCCCCGATTTCGATGTCTCCCAGGCAGGCAGCCTGGGGCTGACCGACCCCAGCGGACACGCAGCACTGGCCGTGTTCCTCCTCAATGTCACCACGGAGGGGCCCGACGGCGGCGTACGGACGGCCGTGGTCCAGGTTCCCTTGAGCTTCCGGCCGGCACCGGCAGGCGGGATGGAGCGGGCCCTGGTGGGCAACGCGGCGGGAATGGATCCCACCCGCCCCTGGGTCTACGACGCAGTGCACGACCCCGACTTCGTGGGCGCGTGGTTGGAACTAATCCGGCAGGAGGAGAAAGCCGCCAGCGGCACCGCCAGGGGGTTCCGGGTCGACGGTCCTTACCGGCTGCCCACCGCCAAGGGCGTTGTGAAGGTGCTCTCCGGCGAGCAGTCCAACAGCTCCGTCATGGTGGACGACGGCGAATCGGCCGCCATGGTGAAATTCTTCCGGGTGCTTTCGGACGGCACCAACCCTGAGATTGAAGTGGGTGCCGCCCTAACGAAGGCCGGCACCGCCGAGGTCCCAGCCACCCTTGGCTGGGTCAGGGGGGAGTGGCTGGGGCAAGGAGCCGAGGGTAATGCCGGCTCCGGTACCAGGTATGTCCAGGGTGAGCTTGCCGTGGCCCACGAGTTCCTCGCCGGCGGCCGGGACGCCTGGCGCTTGGCGGTGGACGCCGCGCGCTCGGGCAGGGACTTTACGGCAGAAGCCCGGGCCCTTGGTGCGGCAACGGCGACAGTGCACAAGCGCCTGGCGGAGGCTTTGGGGCAATCAGCCCAGCCTGAACCCGGCAAGGAGGCAGGACCTGCCGTTGCCCAGCGTGTCCGCACCGCCTGGGCTGAAGCCCGTGCCGCCGTCGGGCCTTACGACGATGCCCTGAACGCGCTGCTGGCCAACTTGGACAAAACGCCGGCCGGGCCGCTGCAGCGCATCCACGGCGACCTGCACCTGGGCCAGATCCTCCTGGTGACCGGCCAGTCCGGCGACGAGTCGCGGTGGGCCATCCTGGACTTCGAGGGTGAGCCGCTGCGGCCCATTGCCGAACGTAACGTCCCGGACGTCCCCCTGCGCGACGTCGTGGGGATGCTCCGGTCCTTCGACTACGCAGCCGGAGCAGCGCAGCGCGAACAGGACGGCGCGCAGGTCCCGGACACATGGGTGGACGACTGCGCCGATGCTTTCCTGGCAGGGTATGCCGGGGTCATTCCCGGCACGGTGGATCGGACCTCACCGCTGTTTGTGGCATTGTGGCTGGACAAGGCGCTGTACGAAGTTGTTTATGAAATGCGGAACAGGCCCGACTGGGTGGCGATTCCTGTAAACGCCTCCAGGCGGCTCCTGGGCAGTAATGGTGCCGGCGGCTCCGCCGGTGCAGCATCGGAAGGTAACAAAATGACAGGCTCAGCACGAACTGACCGCCCGGGGGTGCCCCTGCACGTGGATGAAGGCACTCTGGGCAGGATCGCGAACGGTGAACACCACGCCCCCCACTCCGTCCTGGGCGCGCACCTGGACGACCACGGCCATGTCACCATCCGGACCGTGAAGCACCTCGCCGAAGCAATCACCGTGGTCACCCAGGCCGGTGAAGTTCCCATGCAGCATGAGGCCCACGGCGTGTGGGTTGCGGTCCTGGAACCAGTGGAGCAGGGACACGTTCCGGATTACCGGCTCTCGGTGACCTACCCGGGCAAGGAACCGGTGACGGTTGACGAGCCCTACCGCTACCTGCCAACCGTGGGTGAAGTGGACCTGCACCTCGTCGGCGAAGGCCGGCACGAGAAGCTGTGGAAGGTGCTCGGCGCCCACGTCCAGCACTACAAGTCATCGCTGGGCGACGTCAACGGTGTGTCGTTTGCCGTGTGGGCTCCCAATGCGCAGGCAGTCCGCGTCAAGGGCGACTTCAACGCGTGGGACGGCCGCGAGAACTCCATGCGCTCGCTGGGTTCCTCCGGTGTCTGGGAAGTTTTCATTCCCGGCGTTACGGCAGGGGCTTGCTACAAGTTCGAGATCCTGACACGGGGCGGCTACTGGGTTGAAAAGGCCGACCCCCTGGCGTTCGGCACCGAGGTTCCTCCGTTGACCGCGTCCCGGGTGGTGGAGCCGTCGTACGCCTTCAAGGACAACGAATGGATGGAAGCGCGGGCCAACCGCGACCCCCACAACTCCGCCATGAGCGTCTACGAGGTGCACCTGGGATCCTGGCGCCTTGGCCTCGGCTACCGGGAGCTCGCCAAGGAACTGGTGGAGTACGTGAAGTGGCTCGGGTTCACCCACGTCGAATTCATGCCCGTCGCCGAGCACCCCTTCGGCGGTTCCTGGGGTTACCAGGTCACGTCCTACTACGCCCCCACGTCCAGGTTCGGCCACCCGGATGAGTTCCGCTACCTGGTGGACGCCCTCCACCAGGCCGGCATCGGCGTGCTGCTGGACTGGGTGCCGGCGCACTTCCCCAAGGATGCCTGGGCCCTGGCCCGGTTCGACGGGGAGCCGCTGTACGAGCACTCCGACCCCGCCTTGGGCGAACACCCCGACTGGGGCACCCTCATTTTCGATTTTGGCCGCTCCGAGGTCCGGAACTTCCTGGTGGCGAACGCCCTCTACTGGCTGGAGGAGTTCCACATCGACGGCCTGCGCGTGGACGCGGTGGCCTCCATGCTCTACCTGGACTACTCCCGGCAGGAAGGCCAGTGGCGGCCCAACCGCTTCGGCGGCAGGGAGAACCTGGAAGCCATCTCCTTCCTGCAGGAAGTCAACGCCACCGTGTACAAGACCCACCCGGGCGCTGTCATGATCGCGGAGGAATCCACTGCGTTCCCCGGCGTTACCGCGCCCACCAGCCACGGCGGCCTGGGCTTCGGCCTGAAGTGGAACATGGGCTGGATGCACGATTCGCTCAAGTACATCTCCGAGGACCCCTACAACCGCAGGTGGCACCACGGCACGGTGACCTTCTCCCTGGTATATGCCTTCACGGAGAACTTCCTGCTGCCGATCAGCCACGACGAGGTAGTGCACGGCAAGGGCTCCATGCTCCGCAAGATGCCCGGCGACCGCTGGCAGCAGTTGGCCAACCTCCGCGCCTTCTTTGCCTACCAGTGGGCGCACCCCGGCAAGCAGCTCATTTTCATGGGCACCGAATTTGGCCAGGAGGCCGAATGGTCTGAGCAGCACGGCCTGGACTGGTGGCTCGCGGACATTCCTGCACACAGGGGACTGCAGTTGCTGACCAAGGACCTGAACGAGTTGTACGCATCCACTCCGGCCCTCTACACGCAGGACAACGTTCCCGCCGGGTTCCAGTGGATCAACGGCGGCGATGCAGACCGGAACGTCCTGTCCTTCATCCGGTGGGATGCCGACGGCAACCCGGTCGTGTGCGCTATCAACTTCTCCGGCGCCCCACATGTTGGCTACACCCTCGGCGTCCCGTCGGCCGGCGCCTGGACCGAGGTCCTCAACACGGACCACACCACGTACGGCGGATCGGGCGTCCTGAACGAAGGCGAACTGAAGGCAACCGACCATGGACAGGACGGCCAGCCGGCCACCTTGACCGTTACGCTGCCGCCGCTTGGTGCGTCCTACTTCAAGCCGGGAGCAGCATCGGCTGAGTGA